The window CTTACGAAAGAAAATTTGTtgtaatacagtatatatgttgTTGATATGTTTCCAAACACAAATAGAGTACATACAACTATAGAAAATAGCTATtattacaaagaaaaaatgttaaGACTGTGGAGCAAATGGTAAACAAACGCTCAGAGTAAAGTTTTTCTCAGAAGTAAAAACCTGCTGGAACTAGTGCTGATGCAGGTCGGTAAAGCTAATTGTATatcatttagttatttaaatacacataacATGTCTGAGAGAAGAGTATCAGAAATGCACAAGGCATGTTCCGTTGTGGACGaatactttttttcttgttgccATTTGGCTCAAAATCTGAGAACAGCATTGTTTGCTGTTGTTTACTTTCTGAGGGACATCACCAGCTGTATGGAAGAACTCTGATGACAAGATGCAGATTCAGCTAGTATGTGTGCAGATCATCCATTCAGGCTATGTCATAAAACCAACTGTTCCCACCACCTCTTTTCATTCCCTGAACTCAGCTCCACAATCATCTGTGTCTCCATAGAAAATGACAAAGCACTACAAGGACTAAAAACGTATAAGTCACCATAATTCAATCAGAACAAAGTAGTCATCATTTTCATATTCCTTGCCATTAGGGTAATTTTTTGATTATCCGCAAATGATCTGCTCAATTAATGAAAAATGCTGTAAACTGATCATCACAACAACATGGTCACATGATGAAATTGACCATCAAGTCAATTATCCcgaaaatatattaatttcaatctcacataaaaaaaagcaaacatattaTCAAACTTGGGAAGCTGGCTTCAAAAGTCTTGGCACTTTATTTGATGAATTACTATAACAGGGTCAACAAAATATTTGCCTCATGATTGTTTGTCAGCCTACTAAACAATAAATGAACCGATTGTGTCAGCTACTCTTAACAAAGTGACTTCAGAAGTTGGACTAACATGACTAATGGCACACAATCCAAAAGGTAAGGTCTGCAGACACCTGTGTCGATTTTAAACCTGATATTAAACAGCATACCTATAAGTTGCCAGCATACTGTATCTTCAGACTTGTGATTGGTAGTCTAAAATTAAGGCAAATGTTTCATGAAAAGCGCCAGCAAATACTAAGAAACAACGTACACATGTAAACAACGGTGGCCAAGACACATACATGAAAATATCTGATGATACCACACAGCTTGTTTCCACAAATTAGGGGTACCAATACACTGACCTAACGTTACCCACGTACTTACTAGGAACAACTCAGCAGTAAAGAGAAAAACTAAAGTAACCCAAAATCTCAATGCTACCTAACATACTGCATCCCAACATGCTGTCGTTAGCTAGCACCGGTTGACCAGTAATGACCAATTCCCTTTAAATGGCTTTAGGGTTGACCCTGTTGACATAAACACTTCACATTGAGTTTCCATGTTATACTATATTAAGCAAACCTGTTACTTTAAACTGTAAACAAGCAGCTGTAAAGTAGCGTTAATATAGCTGTTTGATAACGTTAGGTGAAACTGCTTGCTAACGTTTCAGCATCTAAGAAGCAACGTTACTGTAGCTAGCGTGCAAGTTTAAGCTAGTTACACGACTTTATCATAACACACTTTGGTTTCAGGTTAACTGTTTACAACAAATAACGCTTCGCTAGCAACTGTTCAACGACACAGACACTACAATGCCCGtataaaagcttttattgtCTTTCTGAAAGGATGTATTCAAGAGTTTAACAAGCTAAAGCTAACTCCTGTTCTACTGTAACgtcaatgtttgtgtgttgctaCCAGGAAGTAGCCGGAGCCCGGTATACGAGACGCTATTAATGTTTCGTTTCttgtttatactttattttaaaatgctaaaataacGATTTAGCCAACATACGTACCAGCTCATTTTGAGTGAACTTTTATTCCGGTTTCATTGGGTGGTTTTAATATCTTCCGAGCTACTCATCCCTCTCTACCAGTCAACATTCGAGCCTTAAACAGGAAGTACGGAGCTTAGCCGATTCTGTTTCCTCTAAGTAAGTTTTATGGAACAAAGCGAAAATGATTTACTTAGGCAGACAAATGTACATTAACCAGTGGTTGGAGAGGTcggagaagtactcagattgtgtatttaagtaaaggtagaagtaccaAAGTGTAGtttactctgttacaagtaaaagtcctgtattgAAAATGTTACCAAGTAAAAGTATTGGCATCTAAATACTTAAAGTAAGAGTACTCGCTTTGCAGagtggcccatttcagaatcttATTGTATGTGTTCATTATAATCATTGTTGTATTAATGTCTTTACCCAGCCAGTCAAGGTGGACCTAATTGTAATGACTTTATTAACTGCTGGGTAGCAAGTGAATTtaatccaggtgtaactaaagtatTGTTGGTACTATATATTTTCATCGTTAATCcatatctgcaaagtaactaaaggtactatGTAGTGGAGTAATAGTACAATATTAACCCCTGAATTGTACATAAGTACAGTAACTGAGTGAATGTTTTTGGTAGCTTTACACCACTGaatgtaataaagtacatttactccaaAACTGTAGGCTACATGAGTAAAAACTTGTAGGCCCTTCACTTGAGTATGTCAACGTTATCCTacattatacttttactttactataCTTTTTACCTTACTGAAGCTACCCAGCAGTTAATCAAGTGAGAACAATGTGTCCACCTTTACAAAGTGCAGCATTGACAATATTGCACAATAACATTATAGTAGCTACATACTGGATAATGAATACTTCTACTGAGAACACTTGTAGTATATTTTAATGCCAATgattttgtacttctacttgagtactatttgaatgcaggactttaacttgtaagaGGCCATTTTTACACTCTAGTGTtgatacttaagtaaaagatctgatCTGTTTGGTTTGCGCGCGCACGAAGAGACCGAAGGAAACTGAAGGCAagtgatatttttctttattcaagtacttacatagaaataacaaaacagttGCATTACAACAAACTGAAGTGCCGAGTAAACAGGGGAGCACATCTCCCCATCACAAGGATATAGTAAAATTCATTTCAATATTCAGCTCATCATAAAATGACCTTATTATAAGGTAATCAAAACATGAAATAGGCTAAAGacatcaacaacattttaaacaagacCCCTTGTtttcttgagaaaaaaaagccaaCAGAACAGTTatcccagtgtgtgttttcaattgtCCGTCTTGAATTGTTGTTATCCCGTTTCACCCAATGTGAATTATTTCATGCATAATAAAGAAATGAGCACCACCCAATGCATCAGAGGGCAGCACTTTGGAACATTTCCGTGCACATGCAAACATGAGGATATACTgtaatgaaaaggaaaacacaacacaacagaaaacagtgAGTATCGACTCCATCTGAACACCATAGTGTCACTGTTGAAGACCACAAAATCCCTGAAGCCACCCTGTAGTCCATAAGATGACATGAGTAGCCTATAATATCTACACACATTATTGAAATCTCTTAAAAacatgagttttttttaaaaatcttgtaATTATTAATTGTCACGAATGAGCCCAAGCCTATTGCCGTGCCCAAGGCCAACTTCACGGAGACTAAATCAAACagttaaacacaaacattagcACAAGGCTGCCTTCAACTGTGAGCAGGCTGAGGTCACATTTATGATTTGTTTCTCCCTTGTGGAGTTCTCATCTCATATTGTTTTTGATCAGCCAACCCTGCAACCCAGTTTGGCACAAAGATGGCTGCTGATGTTGGCTCATATCCAACATGGAGCAGAGAACGAGGATGAGGCAAATTCCAATTTCAGAGCGTTTCAGCCGCCCACTTTTGGAcagtaaaacatgaaaaaagcaTAATATAAATTATTCTTAGAGAAGCATTATTAAGAGGGGGTTGTTTCTACAGCATTCACACATTACACAGAGTTATTGTTTAGCAGAACAAGGTGCAGTCTGTATTGTTCAACCACCAAGCTATATTCAAGGAGTTGGATGGAGGGGGGGAtcatatacttttttttttacaaaatctATCTTTCCATTATAAAAGTGTCACCAAACAAAAGTGACAAACACAGTGAGAGGATATGAACGATGCAATATTGAGTTTGCAAAGTGGTAATTACATGGCTTCATTTAGATGTGGAAATGGTTTGGTGTAGTCGCCGCCTTACCCTGCATCATTCCtcaacacaaagcaaacataaacACTGTTTTCTCTCAGAGGAGGCCACATcctatatattataattaaaaacaccCATTCTCACCAGCAGAGTGTCAAATCAAGAGCACACAAGAGCATCATTTTGggtcaaataaattaaaaaagattcAAGGTCTATAATGAACAGTGTCTAACGATAAATTATTCTAgatacacattttgtatttcctATCGCctcatgtatatatttatttgagtttgctCCACGAGGCTGTCTGCTACACAATTTTTACATTAGGGGCCGTTGCAAGATTTCAGCAAATCcacatgtaatgttttaatCTTTACAGAATGATCTGGGATCAGACATGCGAAATATTGtgtaatgtgaaataaatgacattttcagtTTGGTAAGCTGTGATTTCAGTTACATTGTGTTAAGCTAAGAAAAGTTTTGTTTGCCATCCAtgcaaaacaattattttccaCGATACAAAACTATTGAGTTACAGTTAGATGTTACAGGGTGCGTGGACTTTTAAACAATTTGAAAAAGTGCAAGGAGCTCTGTTCATTTATCCATTTAGATGAGTTGAGAAAAGGCTCTCTGAGGCCAAATTAATTGGAAAATAAGTGGAAACTTGCCAGGAAGCTCAGCAGTGAAACTGGTTGTTACAGGCATGGCCTTCTGTGTGCACGGTGTTCTCTGTGGCATTGCTTTCCTGAACCCTTCCTCTGGCCTTTGCATTTGTCAGTCGATATTCTCTTTAAGTCTGATTGCCGTGTCTACTCACTGGtataatagtttattttttaagttgttaacaatgtttatatacattCTCTGCATGGAATAGGGCACACACTTTTTAGTAGTTATAGAGCACAACTAATAACCAGAATCATTGTGGGTCAAAGTAGAAACTATATTAGAACATGgatatgattattattactCCTCACATTGTTATCCAATGGGCCATAATGCAGTCTTGGACAGAGGATAGGAGAAAAAAgccatattttttaaaagtgattatACTTTTGtaaacatataaaatgtattcattgttgttaataatattataatacaatTTTAAGATCCCATAGAAGCTCACAGAGGATATTAGCTTACACAAAATGTTTCATAGAATGATAAAATAGTTATTATTTCCTATCAGGACAAATGATCAATCAGAGAGTGAAAAATATTGGCATTGACATGTAATGGATTTTGTTTTAGGATGAATCTAGTCATTTAGTCTTCTGTCTATCTGAGAGTAACCAGTGTTTGCTAAGAAATTGGGAAGATGTGTTAATTGAAATAACTGATTGCTACTATAATGgagataaacaaaatgtaaaaagtctTGCTGTTtattcagaaaacacattagTGCTTCCTTAAGCCACTTACAAatgctgttattgtttttttttcctttcatggAAGATAATACACCATATTTGGCACCATTGCAGTGctctaaaatgttttgaaataaccTATGACAACAAAATATTCCGTATTATAACTACATTACTAAAAGCTTTAAGACACATTCCAACAAGCATTCAGTCAATTGAGAGTTCTTGTTTATGCAGTCATTTGTATTTACATAGTGTGCACGAAGGCATGCACATATATGCACAATTTAATACTGAGTTATGGTGCATTTGACATTTGAGTACAAAACTGAAAATTCTACTGTATAGCTACCtgcatacatgtgtgtatactgtacaaaaacaacaagtcCCTAAGTCACAACTCAGTCTCTCTGTTTTAGAAAAGATGTAAACATGGatatggacatttttatttttcccttacCATATGCTGGTCTGATTTTGGTTATTTATACCAAGTAGTTTAGTCTTTTTTACACCGTGAATCCTTCATTCCTCTTTGCTTTTATATACTGCTGGTTTACAACccagtgttatttatttaaatagttcAGTCTGTGTAACTGTGCTCTTGGTTCGTCTGATTTACGGGTTAGTGGCACGTGTTATGAATATATTGCATATAATTGCAGAActcaagaaaaataaacagtattgGTGAGCttttcaaaaacagaaatgatatcTGGTAACGCCACATAAAGCCACCgtataaaaaaaaggcaacacaaatacacagtgtCTCTCAGTGACTCcgaataaataaagtattggCAGAGGCATTGATTGCTGCaggcatgtttgtttttataagtACAGGTAACAGGACAAGACATCGGTTTGCTTTGTGTAACCCATTCAGTCATTATCTAGACCAATTTGTGCAGGTAAATCTATTTGAATTGGATCTTCCCGTTAAATCAACATGTGTGCTAAGCTGATATCACTGTTATGTTTGGCAGATGTCAggcacaataataaaaaaaacaaagttggcTGTGTCACCACAATACATTTGGCACATTCTTTTGAGAAAACAACATTCaaatagaaagtaaaaaaacacgacacctcaacaaaaacaacaaaaagaccGTTAAGTGTCACTAATAAGGTATCCATGACAGTACACAAATATAACcaattgcacttttttaaaacagcctaataaaataaatgcatacatCCCAGACAACTCACCCTTTAAATAAGCTCcactgtcattttgttttttgaccCTTGGCTTCCTATCAATTTAGAAATATTCAGTACAATTTACAAAAGTGTATCCAGCCCAAAAACCTATGAAGTGGCCTTGTGGACAGAATGTGCCAGGGTGCCCTTCTTTGTGTTGGCACTGCGTTACAGTAGCTGAAAGAGAAGGGTGTAGCAgcctttctcctttttttctgaaactaAAAGTCATCCATCTCAAAATAGAAGGAACTGATAAGAGCGGGGGATGTAAAAGACAGTAAAAGAGTCACCTATTTATCTCGTAGTGGACGTGATCCTGGCTTCCCAAGTCTCTTTATGGGGCATGGTGAGGGTCCAGTCCAAGTGTGTGTAGTGGTGGTCATGACGTTCCCACTGTTGGCCCCCCACAGGAGCTGGGTGGCGAGCTGTGGCTCCCAGCCGCCCCACTGCTCTTGTCAGCCGGTTTCTTGTCCTTCTGTTTCAGGTGAACCTTTGCGTGTCTCTTTCTCTCGTCACTCCTGGCAAACTTGCGTCCACAGAACTCACAGGAGAAGGGCTTCTCGCCGGTGTGTGTACGGATGTGTGTGGTCAGGTGGTCGCTCCGGCTGAAGGAGCGCATGCATATTCTGCACTGGAAGGGTTTGTGACCTGTGTGGATGCGGAGGTGACGTGTGAGCTCGTCTGAGCGTGAGAAGCGTCTGTCACAGTTCTCTGCCGGGCAGGCGTGCGGCCGCTCGTGGACGGGGGTTTTGCTGGGACGGTTGGGGTACTTCCGAGGTCGTATGGGTTTGAGGGTGAGAGTCTGTGGCGGTGGGTGGTGCTGAGGAGGGTGCTGCTGACCGCCCATGAAACCTGGGTGAATCTGCTGCTTGTCTTTGAACGCCCTGATGGTCTCCAGGGGTGTGATGGGTGGAGGGTTGACTCGGATGGGGTCCATGCTCTGGAAGGGCTTGTGCTCCATTACGCCGACATCGCCCTGATGGTGGAAAAGGTTGTAGTCGGGGATCATGGAGAAAaggctgccatccatggaggcTTTGGATGTGGAGTGATAGTCATTGCCCGGGTAGGCGAGGGCGGTGCTGGTGGCAGGGCTGTGGTGGAAGGAGACCTGGTCCTGGTATAGGTCGCTGCAGGTGGAGTAGGCAGGCAGCGGGGGACCGTACACCTGCTCCATGTCTGACGTCTGTCCGCCCATGCTGGCTGCGGAGGACGATGTCTGCGATGTTACCGTGCCGGGTGATGGAGAAACGCCCAGGATCCCCGCGCTGACAAGACTGATGATGTTGTTGTCAGAGCACCACCCGGAGCCCCCGATGCCCCCTGACGGAGGGGTGTCAAAGGCAAACTTCCCCAGATAGGTGACAGTCTGCCCACTGCGGTTGGACTGGAAGCTGGATCCATACTGAATCTCTGCAGCTGCTTTCTCGCCTCCCATGCCCAGATCCATGATATTATCTAgataaaagcacaaacacagacattatGAATAAATCATCCATATGGTTGCACAGACAAGAATTTAAAAAACCCTAAAGAAAAGCTTTCAAAAGTGATAATGTGGCAGAAGTTGTGAAATAAATTCTAGAAAATTCACTTTGTAAAGATATATGATCTTTTAGAATCCGTTTTTCCAAAATTCAGCGTTTTTGCATTTCTCTGCAATAgtgtgccaacaaattaaaaataaaagtccacTGGAGTTCATAAAGAAATGTGAGCGCTGTCAGACCTGTAAGTTAAGTGAGTGACTGCTGCATGTGAGACAgtggtgtctctctctctcagatcCCACAAGCCCTCATAAATCAAGACCTAAACACCCCCTTTGATCCAGTCATTGTGTCCCTCAGGAGGACAGCCAAACTGAATGGCAAGATCTGATTTCTTTACAACAGGGAGGATTATAAGGCAGACGCCACATCTATCACGCTCAAggattcaaaacacatttgcagcATCTGCACATAACGGggttacatttttaagtgtttcCAATCCAATCTCGGCATTAGTGAGCTtaacaacattttcacaaattTCCTTGATATTTTAATTGTACAGAATCTTACACTTCACAAACGCACACGTTTTACTTATTCCAAAGATGCCATAAAAACCATCACAGATGTGCTTAATGGGGATACATTTATGAGCTGATCGTGCTCTGAGGGCTTTAATGTGAGacgtttaaaaagaaatctttcCTTCACACAAGTTAAAATAGACATCTCTTTTCATTTGCAGAGAATCATACACAGGAGTGTTTAAATATTCACTCCCAGTAATTACAGCCTGCTGGAATTTGGCTAAAGGCAGATCATAATGGAGCAAACAAAAGCTAAATTACGTATATAACACAATGGCATTGAGACACATGAGGTGCATATAGAGACTTGtggcatattttttttaagggagGCGTTTGGGATTTAAAAGCAAGCCTGAGTTGATATTAAAGCATTAAACTCTAAATATTTGGTCTTTAGGAGGTTATTTGAACTGTGGGATTTTTTTTGGAGAACAAGAGGCATACAATAGTTCATCACTATTTCTTATTAGGCAGCGTTGAGTGGCAAAGTAAACAGCTGCTTCACTGGAAATATTACAGCATGGatctctaaaaataaatgattgttatttgcacaaaaatatcaaatgtgcaaaaaaatcATTAATATTAATTTTTGAGGTTATAATGTGAATTTCATCAAGATCAGACATATttaacacagcaacacactccTGTGTTGAAACGTCTTTTTCATGTTCAGCttcatttgtttcaatattTCCTGTCAGAGGTCacataaattaaacataaataaacattgtattGCCTTGTTGATGGAGAAAAATGTCATATGTTGAAAGTGTGTCACCTGTATTTAATTTACTTATTCAAAAAAACGAGGTCTTCTATTTATAAGACCTGGCGCTGggataattaaaaacacacacttcttagGTAAATAAGGGGGCATATTAAGgggttatttaaaaataaggggttcttttaatttgtgaacaaaaacaactgGAGAAAAAAATTGTTTCACATAAAGTTCGACAGGGGAAAATGTAAATTGCGGTCAGTGCATCACGGTGATCCTTGCAACGCCAGGAAACAAAATATTTAGTATATTTCGTGCAGCATTGACCCATCACCTCAGAAGGTGAGCCTGTACAATTAGGGATTGATTTAATGCCAACACTGAGCCGAACTGAAAGTCATCTTTGGAGGCGTCTGAATTAATCAGAAATAAACCCTAATTCTGGAT of the Eleginops maclovinus isolate JMC-PN-2008 ecotype Puerto Natales chromosome 12, JC_Emac_rtc_rv5, whole genome shotgun sequence genome contains:
- the egr3 gene encoding early growth response protein 3, whose product is MTGKLAEKLPLTMSSLINTIPDSLYPEEDIPTSMNIFTSTESINHYSQMNTDNIMDLGMGGEKAAAEIQYGSSFQSNRSGQTVTYLGKFAFDTPPSGGIGGSGWCSDNNIISLVSAGILGVSPSPGTVTSQTSSSAASMGGQTSDMEQVYGPPLPAYSTCSDLYQDQVSFHHSPATSTALAYPGNDYHSTSKASMDGSLFSMIPDYNLFHHQGDVGVMEHKPFQSMDPIRVNPPPITPLETIRAFKDKQQIHPGFMGGQQHPPQHHPPPQTLTLKPIRPRKYPNRPSKTPVHERPHACPAENCDRRFSRSDELTRHLRIHTGHKPFQCRICMRSFSRSDHLTTHIRTHTGEKPFSCEFCGRKFARSDERKRHAKVHLKQKDKKPADKSSGAAGSHSSPPSSCGGPTVGTS